A region from the Devosia lucknowensis genome encodes:
- a CDS encoding MFS transporter — translation MSAHRNRWLVLIAVMLAFTPIVIDMTILHIAVPSLTMALNASGTEILWIIDIYPLIMAGLLVPMGTLADRIGNRRMLLTGLAVFLVASVIAASAPSATTLIGARILLAVGASMVIPNVLALIRLSFENPRERGIALGFWGTVGAAGSAFGPLVGGFLLEHFWWGSVFLINVPVMLLVWPFAFAVLPRTKPAETGPWSIGQALLLIAGLIATVYAAKSGFKPGASLPLTMAALVAGLALIVIFVRKQLHAHQPMLDIALFSRPAITVGVIMALAVTGALAGAELTIAQELQFVVGRTPLEAGLFMMPLVIASAIGGPLAGYAVSLVGLRIVASSALLVAAASLAGLGLSNFHEPGVGVVAMMAALGLALSIGLTASSIAIMSSAPADKAGAAGSLEGTGYELGAGLGITFFGVLLSASYGGALRVPADLAAEVPDAASHSIGETMLAARDLGAAGDSLADAARHAFTAAHSTVLLSAAALIAVMAVAVLVALRHYRDAEAVAAH, via the coding sequence ATGTCTGCCCATCGCAACCGCTGGCTGGTTCTGATCGCGGTGATGCTCGCATTCACCCCGATCGTCATCGACATGACCATCCTGCACATTGCGGTGCCGTCGCTGACTATGGCGCTGAATGCCAGCGGTACGGAAATCCTCTGGATCATCGATATCTATCCGCTGATCATGGCGGGATTGCTGGTGCCGATGGGTACCCTGGCCGACCGGATCGGCAACCGGCGCATGTTGCTGACGGGCCTCGCGGTTTTTCTTGTTGCATCGGTCATTGCCGCATCTGCGCCGTCTGCGACTACCCTCATTGGCGCCCGCATCCTGCTTGCCGTCGGCGCTTCCATGGTCATACCCAATGTCCTGGCTCTCATTCGCCTCAGCTTCGAAAACCCCAGGGAGCGCGGCATTGCGCTCGGGTTCTGGGGCACGGTGGGTGCTGCGGGCTCGGCATTCGGCCCGCTTGTCGGTGGCTTTCTGCTCGAACATTTCTGGTGGGGCTCGGTATTCCTGATCAATGTTCCGGTGATGCTTCTCGTCTGGCCATTCGCCTTCGCCGTCCTGCCCCGGACCAAGCCTGCGGAAACGGGGCCTTGGAGCATAGGCCAGGCGCTGCTGCTGATCGCCGGCCTCATCGCCACGGTGTATGCGGCCAAGTCAGGGTTCAAGCCAGGGGCGTCCCTGCCCTTGACGATGGCAGCATTAGTGGCTGGATTGGCGCTCATCGTCATCTTCGTGCGCAAACAATTGCACGCGCACCAGCCCATGCTCGACATCGCGCTGTTCTCGCGGCCGGCCATCACCGTTGGGGTGATCATGGCACTGGCAGTAACTGGTGCGTTGGCCGGAGCCGAGCTCACAATCGCCCAGGAATTGCAGTTCGTCGTGGGCAGGACGCCGCTCGAGGCGGGGCTGTTCATGATGCCGCTGGTGATCGCCTCGGCGATCGGCGGACCGCTTGCCGGTTACGCGGTGAGCCTTGTGGGCCTGCGCATCGTGGCATCGAGCGCGCTTCTCGTGGCGGCGGCCAGTCTTGCCGGACTCGGCCTCAGCAATTTCCACGAACCCGGAGTGGGTGTGGTTGCCATGATGGCCGCGTTGGGATTGGCGCTCAGCATCGGGCTCACGGCGTCCTCGATCGCCATTATGTCGAGCGCCCCTGCGGATAAGGCCGGCGCCGCCGGGTCGCTCGAAGGGACTGGCTATGAGCTTGGGGCCGGGCTCGGCATCACCTTTTTCGGGGTGCTGCTCTCAGCCAGTTACGGGGGCGCTTTGCGTGTTCCCGCCGATCTCGCTGCAGAGGTGCCCGATGCGGCATCCCATTCCATAGGTGAAACCATGCTGGCTGCACGCGACCTCGGCGCGGCAGGAGACAGCCTGGCGGATGCGGCACGCCATGCCTTCACCGCAGCGCATTCCACCGTGCTGCTCAGTGCTGCGGCGCTGATAGCAGTAATGGCCGTCGCCGTGCTGGTGGCGCTGCGGCACTACCGCGATGCGGAAGCAGTGGCGGCGCACTAG
- the rpmI gene encoding 50S ribosomal protein L35, which yields MPKMKTKSGAKKRFSFTATGKVKAGVAGKRHRLISHNAKYIRTNRGTKILSKGDEGLVKWYMPYNR from the coding sequence ATGCCCAAGATGAAGACCAAGTCCGGCGCCAAGAAGCGTTTCAGCTTCACTGCCACCGGCAAGGTGAAGGCCGGCGTTGCCGGCAAGCGCCACCGCCTGATCAGCCACAACGCCAAGTACATCCGCACCAACCGCGGCACCAAGATCCTGTCGAAGGGCGACGAGGGTCTGGTGAAGTGGTACATGCCGTACAACCGCTAA
- a CDS encoding glycosyltransferase family 2 protein, producing MSQTVAIITPAYKAQGTLAATVRSVLEQTHADWQHWIIADDGFDYEGFLEELGLRDSRQVFLGSGGIGRGASVTRNVALDRIDTPYAAILDADDRLKPSKLEKAVAALGEHGIVTTALDVMTEDFRHLRLVGAGADRVLSPGEHKWVSISMDAMVVWDRNRGDGRFDPHMSNMTDLEFLLQLYRTIPNSYHSGKPLHDYIKRDGSMSNGKDVAAGMIASKREILRRLETGHYQLAASDVAGLRDFLRVSIEAEAAYGSALAARPGLLFEDHLEPMLAAAGA from the coding sequence ATGTCCCAGACTGTCGCGATCATCACCCCCGCCTACAAGGCACAGGGCACACTGGCGGCCACCGTCCGCAGCGTTCTTGAGCAGACCCATGCCGACTGGCAGCACTGGATCATCGCCGACGACGGCTTCGATTATGAAGGGTTCCTCGAGGAACTGGGATTGAGAGACAGCAGACAGGTGTTTCTCGGAAGCGGCGGCATCGGCCGTGGGGCGTCGGTGACGCGAAACGTGGCGCTCGACAGGATCGATACGCCTTATGCAGCGATCCTGGATGCTGACGACCGCCTAAAACCGTCAAAGCTCGAAAAGGCGGTGGCAGCGCTGGGCGAGCACGGCATCGTGACCACGGCCCTCGACGTGATGACGGAGGATTTTCGGCATTTGCGGTTGGTGGGCGCGGGAGCGGACCGAGTGCTGAGCCCCGGCGAGCACAAATGGGTGAGCATCTCGATGGATGCGATGGTGGTCTGGGATCGAAACCGGGGCGATGGCCGGTTCGACCCTCACATGAGCAACATGACCGATCTTGAGTTTCTTCTTCAGCTCTACCGGACCATTCCCAATAGCTACCACTCAGGCAAGCCGCTCCACGATTACATCAAGCGTGACGGATCCATGAGCAATGGCAAGGATGTCGCGGCGGGCATGATCGCCTCCAAGCGGGAAATCCTGCGACGTCTCGAAACCGGGCATTATCAACTGGCGGCATCAGATGTGGCCGGGCTGCGCGACTTCCTGCGGGTTTCGATCGAAGCTGAAGCGGCTTATGGCTCGGCACTGGCGGCCCGCCCCGGACTACTGTTCGAAGACCATCTCGAGCCCATGCTGGCAGCGGCTGGCGCCTGA
- a CDS encoding Hsp20 family protein: MSRISVFSAPFLLGFDSFEERIDRLARSAEGYPPYNIERSSGDDGAERFLISIAVAGFARADLDVSVEDNQLMVRGKQADEPSRDFLHRGIAARQFQRTFLLADGMEVKDATLGHGMLVITLERPRALKIARQIDIRSL, translated from the coding sequence ATGTCGCGCATTTCCGTGTTTTCCGCGCCCTTCCTGCTGGGTTTCGATAGCTTCGAAGAGCGTATCGATCGCTTGGCGCGGTCGGCGGAAGGCTATCCTCCTTACAACATCGAGCGCTCGAGCGGCGACGACGGAGCCGAAAGGTTCCTGATCTCCATTGCCGTAGCCGGTTTCGCCCGCGCAGACCTCGATGTCAGCGTCGAGGACAACCAGTTGATGGTCCGTGGCAAGCAGGCCGACGAACCCAGCAGGGACTTCCTGCATCGCGGCATTGCCGCACGCCAGTTCCAGCGGACCTTCCTTCTCGCCGATGGCATGGAAGTGAAGGATGCAACTTTGGGGCACGGTATGCTCGTTATTACTCTCGAACGCCCACGGGCGCTCAAGATCGCCCGACAGATCGACATTCGCTCCCTGTGA
- the hpf gene encoding ribosome hibernation-promoting factor, HPF/YfiA family, with product MTLRVSGKNMDVGDALRGKAEEHFASVVGKYFDGGYDGHLTLTPDGIGFRADCVVHLDSGTVLQASAQAGDATSAYEVMALNIEKRLRRYNRKLKQHRKGNIANGVDGLTAQYTVFGISDDIEEYDEDYAPPVIAETTKSLRQMSVEEAVMELDFSGQQVVMFRHAGHGGLNVVYRRADGNIGWIDPALGAN from the coding sequence ATGACCCTACGCGTTTCGGGAAAGAACATGGATGTTGGCGATGCCTTGCGCGGCAAGGCGGAGGAACATTTCGCCTCTGTTGTCGGAAAGTATTTCGACGGCGGCTACGACGGACATCTCACCCTGACCCCCGATGGTATCGGTTTCCGTGCTGACTGCGTGGTGCACCTGGATTCCGGCACGGTGCTGCAGGCCAGCGCCCAGGCAGGAGACGCGACCAGCGCATATGAAGTCATGGCGCTCAACATCGAAAAACGCCTGCGCCGCTACAACAGAAAGCTTAAGCAGCATCGCAAGGGCAATATTGCCAATGGTGTCGATGGACTTACGGCCCAATATACCGTCTTCGGCATTTCCGACGACATCGAGGAGTATGACGAAGACTATGCGCCGCCTGTGATCGCCGAAACAACCAAGAGCCTTCGACAGATGAGCGTCGAAGAGGCGGTAATGGAACTGGACTTTTCAGGACAACAGGTTGTGATGTTCCGCCACGCTGGACATGGCGGCCTGAATGTGGTCTACCGCCGCGCGGATGGCAATATAGGCTGGATCGACCCGGCCCTGGGCGCCAATTGA
- a CDS encoding LptA/OstA family protein encodes MKPIRSIFVLLLMSLPVLAQNPVEITSDKTVMNDDKREVIFTGDVVVVHPTVTVWAPEVIATYGEGGTSDIETFVATGGNVRLKTKDQDATGEHAVYTPGDQLLRLTGNVVVTNASGTVNATELVVNLATSVSTFTSGGGGRVTGVFTSQ; translated from the coding sequence ATGAAACCGATCCGGTCCATCTTCGTCCTGTTGCTGATGAGCCTGCCGGTCCTGGCGCAAAACCCGGTCGAAATCACCTCGGACAAGACGGTGATGAATGACGACAAGCGCGAGGTCATCTTTACCGGCGACGTTGTGGTGGTGCACCCGACCGTGACCGTATGGGCACCCGAGGTGATCGCGACCTATGGCGAGGGCGGCACCAGCGATATCGAGACTTTCGTTGCTACTGGTGGCAATGTGCGGCTCAAGACCAAGGACCAGGACGCCACCGGCGAACACGCTGTCTATACGCCTGGAGACCAGCTGCTGCGGCTGACGGGGAATGTTGTGGTGACCAATGCGAGCGGCACGGTCAATGCAACCGAACTGGTGGTGAACCTTGCCACGAGTGTATCGACGTTCACCAGTGGCGGCGGAGGCCGCGTGACCGGGGTCTTCACATCGCAATGA
- a CDS encoding PTS sugar transporter subunit IIA has protein sequence MELADILAEHAVLTCTGVRNKRQLFEILAQKAEELTEFPQEQILATLEGREELGSTGLGNGIAIPHGKVQGLKGVIAIFVRLDGPIEFDAVDDQPVDLVVMLLAPVGAGADHLKALSKVARLLRTEAVTENLRTEDDPLRLHALLTEPLQSNYAA, from the coding sequence ATGGAATTGGCCGATATTCTGGCGGAGCATGCGGTGCTGACTTGCACCGGCGTGCGCAATAAGCGCCAGCTCTTTGAAATTCTTGCGCAAAAGGCGGAAGAACTCACCGAGTTTCCACAAGAGCAGATCCTTGCGACCCTTGAGGGTCGCGAGGAACTCGGCTCGACGGGATTGGGTAACGGCATTGCCATACCGCATGGCAAGGTTCAGGGCCTCAAGGGCGTAATCGCTATTTTCGTACGTCTCGATGGGCCTATCGAATTCGACGCCGTCGACGATCAGCCGGTCGACCTGGTGGTCATGCTGCTCGCGCCTGTTGGTGCCGGCGCCGATCATCTGAAGGCGCTCTCGAAAGTTGCGCGGCTGCTGCGGACCGAAGCGGTGACCGAAAATCTTCGCACAGAGGATGATCCGCTGCGGCTGCATGCGCTTCTCACAGAGCCCCTGCAGTCGAATTACGCGGCCTGA
- the metK gene encoding methionine adenosyltransferase, protein MRFNVARSSYLFTSESVSEGHPDKVCDRISDEIVDLVFKEAKKAGMDPSQVRIACETLATTNRVVIAGEVRVPETLLKKGKDGTVLTDASGAPIVNPAKFKSAARKAIRAIGYEQSGFHWKTAKIDVLLHGQSADIAQGVDAAGNKDVGAGDQGIMFGYASRETPELLPAPIYYAHKILETLTEARKSGEGPAAVLGPDAKSQVTVRYENGKPVGVTQIVLSTQHLDDKLTSSDVRKIVEPYIRQALPEGWIANDTVWHVNPTGKFVVGGPDGDAGLTGRKIIVDTYGGAAPHGGGAFSGKDPTKVDRSAAYAARYLAKNVVAAGLADRATIQLSYAIGVAKPLSIYVDLHGTGKVDEAKLETALAEVMDLTPRGIRTHLDLNKPIYAKTSAYGHFGRKAGRDGSFSWEKTDLVKALKAAVA, encoded by the coding sequence ATGAGGTTTAACGTGGCCCGATCATCTTATCTGTTCACCTCGGAATCCGTTTCCGAGGGCCATCCCGACAAGGTCTGCGACCGCATCTCCGACGAGATCGTCGATCTGGTCTTCAAGGAAGCCAAGAAAGCCGGCATGGATCCTTCCCAGGTCCGCATCGCCTGCGAAACCCTTGCGACCACCAATCGGGTCGTCATCGCCGGTGAAGTGCGCGTGCCTGAGACCTTGCTCAAGAAGGGCAAGGACGGCACCGTACTGACCGACGCTTCTGGTGCGCCGATCGTCAACCCGGCCAAGTTCAAGTCGGCCGCCCGCAAGGCCATCCGCGCCATCGGTTACGAGCAGTCCGGCTTTCACTGGAAGACCGCCAAGATCGATGTTCTTCTTCATGGCCAGTCGGCCGACATCGCGCAGGGCGTCGACGCCGCGGGCAACAAGGATGTCGGCGCTGGCGACCAGGGCATCATGTTCGGCTATGCAAGCCGGGAAACGCCGGAATTGCTGCCCGCGCCGATCTACTACGCGCACAAGATTCTCGAGACCCTGACCGAGGCCCGCAAATCGGGCGAGGGTCCGGCCGCCGTCCTTGGTCCCGATGCCAAGAGCCAGGTCACGGTCCGTTATGAAAACGGCAAGCCGGTCGGCGTGACCCAGATCGTGCTCTCCACACAGCATCTCGACGATAAGCTCACGTCCTCCGACGTCCGCAAGATCGTCGAGCCCTATATCCGCCAGGCCTTGCCCGAAGGCTGGATTGCGAACGACACGGTCTGGCACGTCAATCCGACCGGCAAATTTGTCGTTGGCGGTCCCGATGGCGACGCAGGCCTGACCGGCCGCAAGATCATCGTCGATACCTATGGTGGTGCTGCGCCACACGGTGGCGGTGCGTTCTCGGGCAAGGATCCGACCAAGGTCGATCGCTCTGCCGCCTACGCCGCGCGCTACCTAGCCAAGAACGTGGTGGCCGCCGGCCTCGCCGATCGTGCCACCATTCAGCTTAGCTATGCCATTGGTGTCGCCAAGCCGCTGTCGATCTATGTCGATCTACACGGCACCGGCAAGGTTGATGAAGCAAAACTCGAAACGGCTCTGGCCGAGGTGATGGACCTCACGCCGCGCGGCATCCGCACCCATCTCGATCTCAACAAGCCCATTTACGCCAAGACTTCAGCCTATGGCCACTTCGGCCGCAAGGCTGGTCGTGACGGCAGTTTCTCCTGGGAAAAGACCGATCTCGTGAAAGCGTTGAAGGCCGCGGTGGCCTGA
- a CDS encoding TetR/AcrR family transcriptional regulator gives MGRKQTIDRGALLDAAERVVLREGAGQLTMEAVAAEAGVSKGGVLYAFPSKDALIDALFSRVFASMDAIAEEFIARMGDSGENWAKAHVLASRDAETLITERSVALIANFMRSPEYRKGAREYYAGILGRLDLTTLSGRKARLALLACEGAMLLRGFDFHPISAEDWKAIHDDIQAILLD, from the coding sequence ATGGGGCGCAAGCAGACGATCGACCGGGGTGCTTTGCTCGATGCAGCCGAGCGCGTCGTGCTGCGTGAAGGGGCCGGCCAACTGACCATGGAGGCCGTGGCTGCCGAGGCAGGGGTCAGCAAAGGCGGCGTACTCTACGCCTTCCCGAGCAAGGATGCGTTGATCGACGCCCTGTTCAGCCGGGTCTTCGCCTCGATGGACGCCATCGCCGAAGAATTCATTGCTCGCATGGGCGACAGCGGTGAGAACTGGGCCAAAGCCCATGTGCTGGCCAGCCGTGACGCAGAAACGCTGATCACAGAGCGCAGCGTGGCGCTGATCGCCAATTTTATGCGGTCTCCCGAATATCGCAAAGGCGCCCGCGAATATTATGCTGGCATTCTGGGCAGGCTTGATCTCACGACGCTATCCGGGCGCAAGGCCCGGCTGGCGCTGCTGGCCTGTGAAGGCGCCATGCTGCTGCGGGGTTTTGATTTTCATCCCATCAGCGCCGAGGACTGGAAGGCCATCCACGACGACATTCAGGCGATCCTCCTGGACTGA
- the rpoN gene encoding RNA polymerase factor sigma-54 — MALSPRLEFRQSQSLTLTPQLMQSIRLLQLSHLELNTFVDDELLRNPLLEREEGGADDSASEEPQHVPMEMSAYEDTVTSGERTKDAAEIAEGYDTAVENVFPDAGPAEQSAGSGPDRNGSFDGGEAPDLDQYVASRPRLSDHLEAQAQMLLRTPADRLIAQHLIDGLNEAGYLVVEPEAIAELLGAELEDVDAVLEVMQGCDPTGIFARNVAECLALQLRERDRLDPIMQKLIENLHLIADHNMPALLRAVGCDREDLGEMLAELRLLDPRPGLAFDSTAVEAVVPDVFVRQGPDGGWQIELNSDVLPKVLVNRVYYASVTKKTRDTAEKTFLSDCLNTANWLTKSLDQRAQTITKVAAEIVRQQDGFLTHGVAHLRPMTLKTVAEAIDMHESTVSRVTSNKYMATPRGLYEMKYFFTTAIASADGGGDHSAEAVRHRIKQLIDTEPGNAILSDDTIADMLRKEQGIDVARRTVAKYREGMNIPSSVIRRRQKKDMSPIA; from the coding sequence ATGGCGCTTTCGCCGCGGCTGGAGTTTCGTCAGAGCCAAAGCCTGACCCTGACGCCGCAGCTGATGCAGTCGATCCGGCTGCTCCAGCTTAGCCATCTTGAACTCAATACCTTTGTGGACGACGAACTGCTGCGCAATCCGCTCCTGGAACGCGAGGAGGGCGGTGCGGACGACAGCGCGAGCGAAGAACCGCAGCACGTTCCGATGGAAATGAGCGCCTACGAAGACACGGTGACCTCGGGCGAACGGACCAAGGATGCTGCCGAAATTGCCGAAGGCTACGATACCGCCGTCGAAAACGTCTTCCCCGATGCCGGACCAGCGGAACAGTCCGCAGGGTCGGGTCCTGATCGCAATGGCAGTTTCGATGGTGGCGAGGCGCCGGACCTCGATCAGTATGTGGCCAGCCGCCCGAGGCTGAGCGATCATCTTGAGGCGCAGGCGCAGATGCTGCTGCGCACGCCTGCTGACCGCCTTATCGCCCAACATCTCATCGATGGCCTCAACGAAGCCGGGTATCTCGTAGTCGAGCCCGAAGCGATCGCCGAACTGCTTGGAGCTGAGCTCGAGGATGTGGACGCCGTGCTCGAGGTGATGCAGGGTTGCGATCCCACGGGCATTTTCGCGCGTAATGTCGCCGAGTGCCTGGCTCTGCAACTGCGCGAGCGCGACCGGCTCGACCCCATCATGCAGAAGCTGATCGAAAACCTGCATCTCATCGCTGATCATAACATGCCGGCCTTGCTGCGGGCCGTGGGATGCGACCGCGAGGACCTTGGCGAAATGCTCGCCGAACTCCGGCTCCTCGACCCGCGGCCGGGACTGGCATTCGACAGCACCGCGGTGGAAGCGGTGGTGCCCGACGTCTTCGTGCGGCAGGGACCCGATGGCGGCTGGCAGATCGAACTCAATTCCGACGTGCTGCCCAAGGTGCTGGTCAATCGGGTCTACTACGCGTCGGTTACCAAAAAGACCCGCGATACGGCCGAGAAAACCTTCCTTTCGGATTGCCTCAACACAGCCAACTGGCTGACAAAAAGCCTCGATCAGCGCGCCCAAACCATAACCAAGGTGGCGGCGGAAATCGTTCGCCAGCAGGACGGCTTCCTGACGCATGGCGTGGCTCACCTGAGGCCAATGACGCTGAAGACCGTGGCCGAAGCGATCGACATGCACGAATCGACCGTGAGCCGCGTGACATCGAACAAGTACATGGCCACGCCGCGCGGCCTTTACGAGATGAAGTATTTCTTTACCACGGCGATCGCTTCAGCCGATGGCGGTGGCGATCATTCGGCCGAAGCGGTGCGTCACCGGATCAAGCAATTGATCGATACGGAGCCCGGCAACGCCATCCTGTCCGACGACACGATCGCCGACATGCTGCGCAAGGAACAGGGCATCGACGTAGCCCGCCGCACGGTCGCCAAGTATCGGGAAGGCATGAACATTCCCTCATCTGTGATCCGGCGGCGGCAGAAAAAGGATATGTCGCCAATTGCCTGA
- a CDS encoding DUF1150 family protein codes for MMDKRNAEGVLDDANPLKHLTRAQFAALGGDAVAYIKPVSGLLLSDMISDAEFDGATQYQLVMSADGTPLMVADTTEAVTEWLGDQNIGVATLH; via the coding sequence ATGATGGACAAGCGCAATGCAGAAGGCGTCCTGGATGACGCCAATCCCCTCAAACACCTGACGCGCGCCCAGTTCGCTGCGCTGGGTGGAGATGCGGTGGCCTATATCAAGCCGGTTTCGGGCCTGTTGCTGTCAGACATGATTTCCGATGCCGAATTCGACGGAGCCACGCAATATCAGCTGGTCATGTCCGCCGATGGCACTCCACTCATGGTGGCCGATACCACCGAGGCCGTCACTGAATGGCTGGGCGACCAGAATATTGGCGTCGCTACCCTGCATTGA
- a CDS encoding ribonuclease D has translation MAIRVHRGDLPNLSNYGREVAIDTETMGLHPHRDRLCVVQLSPGDGSADVVQIPQNASEAPNLVKLLSDPGVTKIFHYARFDVAVLQNRFGVVTGPVYCTKIASKLVRTYTDRHGLKDLVRELLNVDLSKQQQSSDWGGDKLSDAQLDYAASDVLYLHDLKRHLDRMLAREGRTELAQSCFDFLKTRCALDLLGWEETDIFAHS, from the coding sequence ATGGCCATCCGAGTGCATCGCGGCGACCTGCCCAATCTTTCCAACTATGGCCGCGAAGTCGCGATCGACACCGAAACAATGGGCCTGCATCCGCATCGCGACCGGCTTTGCGTCGTGCAACTTTCCCCCGGGGACGGCAGCGCTGACGTGGTGCAGATCCCACAGAACGCCAGCGAGGCGCCAAACCTGGTCAAGCTGCTCAGCGATCCGGGCGTCACCAAGATTTTCCACTATGCGCGCTTCGACGTCGCCGTGCTCCAGAACCGTTTCGGCGTAGTGACCGGCCCTGTTTACTGCACCAAGATCGCCTCGAAACTGGTGCGCACCTATACCGACCGCCATGGCCTCAAGGACCTGGTGCGCGAATTGCTCAACGTCGATCTCAGCAAGCAACAGCAGAGCTCGGACTGGGGCGGCGACAAGCTGTCGGACGCGCAGCTCGATTATGCGGCATCTGACGTGCTGTACCTGCACGACCTCAAGCGCCATCTCGATCGCATGCTGGCCCGCGAGGGTCGCACGGAACTGGCCCAGTCGTGTTTTGATTTCCTCAAGACGCGCTGCGCGCTCGATCTGCTTGGTTGGGAAGAGACCGACATTTTCGCGCATAGCTGA
- the lptB gene encoding LPS export ABC transporter ATP-binding protein — protein MDVHQWRRRPRDRGLHIAMSVDARPRIDQTGWLVAHNLAKSFGKRTVVRDVSLAVRRGEAVGLLGPNGAGKTTVFTMIMGLVKPDAGKIMLDGQDITRLPLFQRGQLGIGYLPQEPSIFRGLTVTGNIMAVLENSVHNRQERKQRLNSLLEEFSISHIAQSNALALSGGERRRVEIARALAADPGFMLLDEPFAGVDPIAVAEVKGLVRQLTQRGIGVLITDHAVRETLGLVDRAYLIHGGKVMIQGKPETISADPEARRVYLGDSFSI, from the coding sequence ATCGACGTTCACCAGTGGCGGCGGAGGCCGCGTGACCGGGGTCTTCACATCGCAATGAGTGTGGACGCCCGCCCGCGCATCGACCAGACCGGATGGCTGGTCGCCCATAACCTGGCCAAGAGCTTCGGCAAGCGCACCGTGGTGCGCGACGTTTCGCTGGCGGTGAGACGAGGCGAGGCCGTTGGCCTGTTGGGGCCAAATGGCGCCGGCAAGACTACGGTTTTCACCATGATCATGGGGCTGGTCAAACCCGATGCGGGCAAGATCATGCTCGACGGCCAGGACATAACCCGGCTGCCCTTGTTCCAGCGCGGGCAGCTGGGCATCGGCTATCTGCCTCAGGAGCCCTCGATCTTCCGGGGTCTGACAGTCACCGGCAATATCATGGCGGTGCTGGAGAATTCGGTTCACAACCGCCAGGAACGCAAGCAACGGCTCAATTCGCTGCTTGAGGAATTTTCCATCAGCCACATCGCACAGTCCAACGCCCTGGCACTATCGGGCGGCGAGCGGCGACGCGTCGAGATCGCCCGCGCCCTTGCCGCCGATCCAGGCTTCATGTTGCTGGACGAACCCTTTGCGGGCGTCGATCCGATCGCGGTGGCCGAGGTCAAGGGCCTCGTGCGCCAGCTGACCCAACGCGGCATCGGTGTGCTTATAACCGACCACGCCGTGCGCGAAACGTTGGGGCTGGTGGACCGTGCCTACCTGATCCATGGCGGCAAGGTGATGATCCAGGGCAAGCCCGAAACGATCAGTGCCGATCCGGAAGCGCGAAGGGTGTATCTGGGCGACAGTTTTTCCATCTGA